The following proteins are co-located in the Telopea speciosissima isolate NSW1024214 ecotype Mountain lineage chromosome 9, Tspe_v1, whole genome shotgun sequence genome:
- the LOC122639691 gene encoding uncharacterized protein LOC122639691 isoform X3, which yields MGSADTVETNVATSGDPGNQADSGAQVSDSGSSGIQVVGDVTSGWKIVMHEESNKYYYWNIETGETSWEVPDVLTQGTEMASEQKVPVVNEVKESSHVDNCASNPNFTQLNVFSNVTAGDEPNDSKLIPEFMEKHELGLEMDNWNERYKDQSLDDLKLGAKVEQTESDDGSGKVTAPCQEMSSLCGYSKEQSTFSISGLKDQITGINEHQENYEAGRALSSDLVKYGESLLQRLKAVEGYKDKPEGRDWLSKYILEVEIRLSDFKSLLAYGPSLLPFWLHSEGQLKRIECAIDNELSQFVKSEQLHEAENVQSMGDCRLDEKEDVIISNSENPQILPAVDMLKVVNKESHDRSADDLGNAEETLLTQSSTQHLGSKAEGNLEKANGTKLLDISISKTGPHTGEDVDMDVDMDVDDETHADNTTSGYALNAKSLPRTDQQIQPTIPAEYFSVPEVESTAPPLPDEEWIPPPPPDNEPVPPPPPDDPLPSYPPPPLYSETAETPYTEQFNLAYPISNFDYYGTTITEVPNANYYAHVEVCQLVEPPPQPAYYETMENTYPEPAPIVVNPLPVESIVYYDYSNGTVPPGAVINSIDSSGMYSGSGSVSYHDTAASAQTSSVEIFTESRNSSVPSTMVESDVSAVGHENETVILQVPPTLATTENKVANDGGPATSGTVASVAQSATVSKVQSKVLRGKKRTVAVAPTLRSNKKVSSLVDKWKAAKEELYEDEEDEPQNAYELLERKRQKEIEEWRAQQIATGEARDNANFQPLGGDWRERVRRKRAQSTREAVEAAPEVSVKEKQQPDLIELSRDLPSGWQAYWDESSKEVYYGNTVTSETTWTKPTR from the exons ATGGGTAGCGCTGATACTGTAGAAACTAATGTTGCTACTTCAGGTGATCCGGGCAACCAAGCAGATTCGGGGGCACAAGTCTCTGATTCAGGGTCTTCTGGGATACAAGTTGTTGGAGATGTGACCTCTGGTTGGAAGATAGTAATGCATGAAGAGAGCAATAAATACTATTACTGGAATATAGAGACAGGTGAAACATCATGGGAAGTACCTGATGTTTTGACTCAGGGAACAGAAATGGCCAGTGAACAGAAAGTTCCTGTTGTTAATGAAGTCAAGGAGAGTTCTCATGTGGATAATTGTGCATCCAATCCAAATTTTACACAACTAAATGTGTTCTCAAACGTGACTGCTGGTGATGAGCCTAATGATTCTAAATTGATACCTGAATTCATGGAAAAGCATGAATTGGGGCTTGAAATGGATAATTGGAATGAAAGATACAAAGATCAAAGTCTAGATGATCTAAAATTGGGTGCCAAAGTCGAGCAAACAGAATCGGATGATGGCTCTGGTAAAGTTACTGCACCGTGTCAAGAAATGTCTTCGCTATGTGGTTATTCCAAAGAGCAGTCAACCTTTTCCATTTCAGGCCTGAAAGACCAAATTACTGGAATCAATGAACACCAAGAAAACTATGAAGCAGGGCGTGCTCTTTCTTCTGATCTTGTGAAGTATGGTGAAAGTTTGTTACAGCGTTTAAAGGCAGTAGAAGG ATACAAGGATAAACCCGAAGGACGTGACTGGTTGTCAAAGTATATCTTAGAAGTTGAGATCAGACTTTCTGATTTCAAGTCTCTCCTTGCTTATGGTCCTTCTTTGCTGCCATTTTGGCTGCACTCTGAAGGACAGCTTAAACGAATTGAATGTGCCATTGATAATGAGCTCTCCCAGTTTGTTAAATCTGAACAACTGCATGAAGCTGAGAACGTGCAAAGCATGGGAGACTGTAGATTGGATGAGAAGGAAGATGTAATAATCTCTAATTCTGAAAATCCACAGATCCTTCCCGCTGTTGATATGCTGAAGGTGGTCAATAAAGAATCACATGACAGATCTGCCGATGATCTTGGTAATGCTGAAGAAACCCTTTTAACACAATCTTCTACTCAGCATTTAGGCAGCAAAGCAGAAGGAAATTTGGAGAAGGCCAATGGTACCAAACTTCTGGACATATCGATTTCCAAAACGGGCCCCCATACGGGTGAAGATGTTGACATGGATGTTGAcatggatgttgatgatgaaaCTCATGCAGACAACACGACTTCTGGATATGCATTGAATGCCAAATCTTTACCGCGAACTGATCAACAAATTCAGCCAACTATCCCTGCAGAATACTTCTCGGTGCCTGAAGTTGAAAGTACTGCTCCACCACTTCCAGATGAAGAGTGGATACCTCCACCACCTCCTGATAATGAACCggttcctcctcctccacctgaTGACCCGCTCCCCTCATATCCCCCACCACCGCTGTATTCCGAAACAGCAGAAACTCCATACACGGAGCAGTTCAATTTGGCTTATCCAATTTCTAATTTTGACTATTACGGTACCACTATTACTGAAGTCCCAAATGCTAATTATTATGCCCATGTTGAAGTATGTCAACTAGTTGAGCCTCCTCCGCAACCAGCATATTATGAAACGATGGAGAACACATATCCAGAACCTGCACCTATAGTAGTAAACCCGCTTCCTGTGGAGTCCATTGTGTATTATGACTATTCTAACGGAACAGTACCCCCTGGAGCTGTAATCAATAGCATAGATTCCTCTGGTATGTACAGTGGATCTGGTTCTGTGAGTTACCATGATACTGCTGCGTCTGCTCAAACGTCATCTGTTGAGATCTTCACAGAATCCAGAAATAGTTCGGTTCCAAGTACAATGGTTGAGTCTGATGTTTCTGCTGTTGGGCATGAGAATGAGACGGTTATTCTACAAGTTCCTCCTACCTTAGCCACTACAGAAAACAAAGTAGCAAATGATGGTGGCCCTGCAACATCAGGAACTGTTGCTTCTGTTGCACAATCTGCTACTGTATCTAAGGTCCAGTCTAAAG TTTTGCGAGGCAAGAAACGTACAGTTGCAGTGGCACCTACTTTGAGGTCTAACAAGAAGGTCTCCAGCCTTGTGGACAAG TGGAAAGCTGCTAAAGAGGAGTTGTATGAGGATGAGGAAGATGAACCTCAAAATGCTTATGAGTTGTTAGAAAGGAAGCGGCAAAAGGAAATTGAG GAATGGCGTGCACAACAAATTGCTACAGGAGAAGCTAGAGATAATGCTAATTTTCAGCCACTAGGTGGTGATTG GCGTGAACGGGTTAGGCGTAAGAGGGCTCAATCAACCAGAGAGGCAGTGGAAGCTGCACCAGAGGTGTCTGTGAAGGAAAAGCAGCAGCCTGATTTAATTGAGCTTTCAAGAGATCTCCCGTCTGGATGGCAG GCATATTGGGATGAATCATCGAAAGAAGTATACTATGGGAACACGGTCACTTCGGAGACAACATGGACCAAGCCGACAAGATGA
- the LOC122639338 gene encoding DNA-directed RNA polymerases IV and V subunit 4-like isoform X1 translates to MAEKGGKGFSLPKERKLSSKSPSKKEASLKGKDGSSKKGRRKVHFETSDSEDSPTARIRSSSKSGGKILFESPVAKGDGSKGGKNDKTGKTGGKGTVPKEPTVLELNVEEELPKDAKCLMDCEAAVLLQGIQDQQASLSEDPTFKMPESFDKGLLYAKAGNHYTSHQSVRRALQTLKRHDISDGEVWSSTQMICMIANICPESVDEVFALVPSLKTNRHKIEEPIKDAFYELAKCKNFD, encoded by the exons ATGGCGGAGAAAGGTGGAAAAGGATTCTCGCTGCCGAAAGAACGAAAGCTTTCATCGAAATCCCCCAGTAAGAAGGAAG CTTCACTGAAAGGGAAGGATGGCTCatcaaagaagggaaggaggaaggTTCACTTTGAGACTTCGGATTCTGAAG ATTCGCCAACAGCAAGGATCAGAAGTTCATCAAAATCAGGTGGTAAAATCTTGTTTGAGAGCCCTGTAGCCAAAG GAGATGGCAGCAAAGGAGGGAAGAACGATAAGACAGGAAAGACTGGTGGCAAGGGCACTGTGCCAAAGGAACCAACTGTTCTAGAGTTGAATGTGGAAGAAG AGCTTCCGAAGGATGCAAAATGCCTGATGGATTGTGAGGCAGCAGTCCTTTTACAAGGGATCCAGGATCAGCAAGCCAGTCTGTCTGAGGATCCAACTTTTAAAATGCCAGA ATCATTTGACAAAGGACTGCTGTATGCCAAAGCTGGTAACCATTATACGAGTCATCAGTCTGTGAGACGAGCCCTACA AACACTCAAAAGACACGACATCTCTGATGGCGAGGTTTGGAGCTCAACACAAATG ATATGCATGATCGCCAACATTTGCCCTGAATCAGTTGATGAAGTGTTTGCTCTTGTCCCATCTTTGAAG ACTAACAGGCACAAGATTGAGGAACCCATAAAAGATGCATTTTATGAATTAGCCAAGTGTAAAAACTTCGACTAA
- the LOC122639338 gene encoding DNA-directed RNA polymerases IV and V subunit 4-like isoform X2 produces the protein MAEKGGKGFSLPKERKLSSKSPSKKEASLKGKDGSSKKGRRKVHFETSDSEDSPTARIRSSSKSGGKILFESPVAKGDGSKGGKNDKTGKTGGKGTVPKEPTVLELNVEEELPKDAKCLMDCEAAVLLQGIQDQQASLSEDPTFKMPESFDKGLLYAKAGNHYTSHQSVRRALQTLKRHDISDGEICMIANICPESVDEVFALVPSLKTNRHKIEEPIKDAFYELAKCKNFD, from the exons ATGGCGGAGAAAGGTGGAAAAGGATTCTCGCTGCCGAAAGAACGAAAGCTTTCATCGAAATCCCCCAGTAAGAAGGAAG CTTCACTGAAAGGGAAGGATGGCTCatcaaagaagggaaggaggaaggTTCACTTTGAGACTTCGGATTCTGAAG ATTCGCCAACAGCAAGGATCAGAAGTTCATCAAAATCAGGTGGTAAAATCTTGTTTGAGAGCCCTGTAGCCAAAG GAGATGGCAGCAAAGGAGGGAAGAACGATAAGACAGGAAAGACTGGTGGCAAGGGCACTGTGCCAAAGGAACCAACTGTTCTAGAGTTGAATGTGGAAGAAG AGCTTCCGAAGGATGCAAAATGCCTGATGGATTGTGAGGCAGCAGTCCTTTTACAAGGGATCCAGGATCAGCAAGCCAGTCTGTCTGAGGATCCAACTTTTAAAATGCCAGA ATCATTTGACAAAGGACTGCTGTATGCCAAAGCTGGTAACCATTATACGAGTCATCAGTCTGTGAGACGAGCCCTACA AACACTCAAAAGACACGACATCTCTGATGGCGAG ATATGCATGATCGCCAACATTTGCCCTGAATCAGTTGATGAAGTGTTTGCTCTTGTCCCATCTTTGAAG ACTAACAGGCACAAGATTGAGGAACCCATAAAAGATGCATTTTATGAATTAGCCAAGTGTAAAAACTTCGACTAA
- the LOC122640026 gene encoding protein transport protein SFT2-like encodes MQNTAQAWFMGGPSNTDQKESSSLLADWNSYAASKASEETEPSSLGFDLEAAVRTANDKVTGTFNVVSKGVKDLPGNLQSATTYVPSGKSLMYFGLFLATGVFFIFIAFTMFLPVMVLMPQKFAICFTLGCAFIIGSFFALKGPKTQLAHMSTKERLPFTLGFIGCMVGTIYVSMVLHSYVLSVLFSVLQVLALIYYAISYFPGGSAGMKFLMSSLMSSIMKCFGR; translated from the exons ATGCAGAATACTGCACAAGCTTGGTTTATGGGGGGACCGAGTAATACTGATCAGAAGGAATCCTCGTCTCTGCTCGCCGATTGGAACTCTTACGCGGCCTCGAAAGCTTCTGAAGAGACTGAACCCTCCAGCTTAGGGTTCGATCTCGAAGCCGCTGTAAGAACTGCCAACGATAAGGTCACCGGAACTTTTAATGT GGTTTCGAAAGGAGTGAAGGATTTGCCAGGGAACCTCCAGTCTGCTACCACCTATGTCCCTTCTGGAAAATCTCTCATGTACTTTGGTTTATTCCTGGCGACTGGAGTGTTCTTCATTTTCATTGCATTTACCATGTTCCTTCCAGTAATGGTGCTAATGCCTCAGAAATTTGCTATCTGCTTTACCCTTGGATGTGCTTTCATCATTGGATCTTTCTTCGCCCTTAAAGGTCCAAAAACTCAGCTTGCACACATGTCAACAAAAGAG AGACTTCCTTTTACGCTGGGATTCATTGGCTGCATGGTGGGTACTATCTACGTTTCCATGGTGCTTCACAGTTATGTTCTTTCTGTGCTTTTCTCTGTATTACAG GTACTCGCACTTATATACTATGCTATTTCTTACTTCCCTGGAGGATCTGCTGGAATGAAGTTCCTTATGTCGTCTCTCatgtcttcaataatgaaatgTTTTGGCAGATGA